In a single window of the Nicotiana tomentosiformis chromosome 10, ASM39032v3, whole genome shotgun sequence genome:
- the LOC138900134 gene encoding uncharacterized protein codes for MVDFDVILGMNWLLPYHAILDCHAKTVMLAIPGLPRLKWRGALDYVPSRVISFLKAQQMVEKGCNSYLAFVRDVSADTPTVKSVLVVRDFPDVFPADLPCMPPDKDIDFDIDLLSGTQPISIPPYCIA; via the coding sequence atggtagactttgatgttatcttgggcatgaactggttgttgccctatcatgctattcttgattgtcatgccaagactgtgatgCTGGCTATACCAGGCTTACCACGATTAAAGTGGAGGggtgcattagattatgttcctagcagggttatatcatttctaaaggctcaacagatggttgagaaggggtgtaattcttatctagcctttgtgcgGGATGTCAGTGCTGACACTCCTACCGTtaagtcagttctggtagtgagagactttccagatgtatttccagcagatcttccgtgCATGCCGCCTGACAAGGATATCGATTTTGATATTGACTTATTGTcaggcactcaacctatttctattccaccatattgtatagCCTAG